A genome region from Methylobacterium sp. FF17 includes the following:
- a CDS encoding sigma-54-dependent transcriptional regulator gives MSTTVLIVDDDPVQRRLAEAMVRRLGFEARVAENGEQGLALLRAGEAVDVVLLDLVMPGGLDGLGVLAEMRRAGIDVPVIVQTSNGSIDAVVTAMRAGAVDFVVKPAGAERLQVSIKNALKVDQLEEEVRRMRRRASGALSFKDLTSRSPDMDRVIRLAERSARSNIPVLIEGESGVGKEVLARAIQGSGDRRGKPFVTVNCGAIPENLVESTLFGHEKGAFTGATERHAGKFVEASGGTLFLDEIGELPLDAQVKLLRALQEGEVDPVGAKRSVRVDIRLISATNRSLLDLVKQGRFREDLYYRLNVFPMTLPPLRARREDIPDLVRSFCARFSAEEGKRVRAITPEAMSLLTRYGWPGNVRQLENALFRAVVLADGDELTVSEFPQIAAQVEGFEVRIPAAPVQPLVQSGAPEPVREIVRVEVRDPHAMSLVAEATGEMKTMEGLETEIIRFALQYYRGRMSEVSRRLGIGRSTLYRKLRDLGLDGDGKAEEAA, from the coding sequence ATGTCGACAACGGTCCTCATCGTCGACGATGATCCCGTGCAGCGCCGCCTCGCCGAGGCGATGGTGCGGCGGCTCGGGTTCGAGGCGCGGGTGGCCGAGAACGGCGAGCAGGGCCTGGCGCTCCTGCGCGCCGGCGAGGCGGTGGACGTCGTGCTCCTCGACCTCGTGATGCCGGGGGGCCTCGACGGCCTCGGCGTCCTGGCGGAGATGCGCCGGGCCGGCATCGACGTGCCCGTGATCGTGCAGACCTCGAACGGCTCCATCGATGCGGTCGTCACCGCGATGCGGGCCGGCGCCGTGGATTTCGTGGTCAAGCCGGCCGGCGCCGAGCGGCTCCAGGTCTCGATCAAGAACGCGCTCAAGGTCGACCAGCTCGAGGAGGAGGTGCGCCGCATGCGACGCCGGGCCTCGGGCGCCCTGAGCTTCAAGGACCTGACCTCCCGCAGCCCCGACATGGACCGCGTCATCCGCCTCGCGGAGCGGTCGGCGCGTTCGAACATCCCCGTGCTGATCGAGGGCGAGTCCGGCGTCGGCAAGGAGGTGCTGGCACGGGCGATCCAGGGCTCGGGCGACCGACGCGGCAAGCCCTTCGTCACCGTGAATTGCGGGGCGATCCCCGAGAACCTCGTGGAATCCACCCTGTTCGGCCACGAGAAGGGCGCCTTCACGGGCGCCACCGAGCGCCATGCGGGCAAGTTCGTGGAGGCCTCGGGCGGCACGCTGTTCCTCGACGAGATCGGCGAACTGCCCCTCGACGCGCAGGTCAAGCTCCTGCGCGCCTTGCAGGAGGGCGAGGTCGACCCGGTCGGCGCCAAGCGCAGCGTGCGCGTGGACATCCGCCTGATCTCGGCGACGAACCGCTCGCTCCTCGACCTCGTGAAGCAGGGCCGCTTCCGCGAGGACCTGTATTACCGCCTCAACGTGTTCCCCATGACGCTGCCCCCCCTGAGGGCCCGCCGGGAGGACATCCCGGACCTCGTACGCTCGTTCTGCGCGCGCTTCTCCGCCGAGGAGGGCAAGCGGGTCCGCGCCATTACCCCGGAGGCGATGTCGCTGCTCACGCGCTACGGCTGGCCCGGCAACGTGCGTCAGCTGGAGAACGCCCTGTTCCGCGCTGTGGTCCTCGCCGACGGGGACGAACTCACGGTCTCGGAGTTTCCCCAGATCGCCGCGCAGGTCGAGGGGTTCGAGGTCCGCATCCCGGCCGCTCCCGTGCAGCCGCTGGTGCAGTCCGGCGCGCCGGAGCCCGTGCGGGAGATCGTCCGGGTGGAGGTGCGCGACCCCCACGCCATGAGCCTCGTCGCGGAGGCCACCGGCGAGATGAAGACCATGGAGGGCCTCGAGACCGAGATCATCCGCTTCGCGCTGCAATACTATCGCGGCCGCATGTCCGAGGTGTCCCGCCGCCTCGGAATCGGCCGATCCACCCTCTACCGCAAGCTCAGGGATCTCGGCCTCGACGGGGACGGCAAGGCCGAGGAGGCCGCCTGA